From one Leptolyngbya sp. BL0902 genomic stretch:
- a CDS encoding chemotaxis protein CheB translates to MASQSSAPSDDGQPPSAQEDVLFPVVAIGASAGGLEAFTQLLSHLPATTGMAFVLVQHLDPSQPSLLTELMGHTTEMPVLEAADGLSIAPNQVYVIPPNTEMTIVAGQLRLKPRPRNGSRIIDSFFSALAQERGNRAIGVVLSGANADGTLGLEAIKAAGGITLSQSEASAKFSQMPHMAIATGQVDFIQTPEDLAQTLVSLSGHSYVTSPDPLEPAVPHPGEAEDEATLGGILALLKRATKIDFAQYKPTTVKRRILRRMALHHLESLDRYGQYLQANPEEVQALHQEILIGVTSFFRDSEVFTALEQIVFPTLLRDRNPDHPLRIWVAGCSTGEEAYSIAIGLLEYLGHHNASLPIQIFATDVSDLAIETARLGWYAPSQVGDVSPERLQRFFTPADGGYQINKVVRELCIFACQNLITDPPFSRLDLISCRNVLIYFGVALQRKVLPMFHYGLRPDGFLLLGSSETVGDLSHLFALVDSHYKIYAKQSSSLPLSLDFSPTAYPPPLPRPDLTQERPPSIDIYTQADQTVLSRYGPTGVLVNEALEILQFRGQTGAYLEPAPGRASLNVLTMAKEGLRLDLRTALYQAQQTGQAVQRQSLLLKAGERPRPVQIEIVPLRPQTTAPLYYLVFFTETLESLATAGATLEADPVAQVEMNQYLQENQALRQDLDTTRSHLQSIIQEQEATNQDLRAANEEILSSNEELQSTNEELQTAKEEIQATNEELSTINDELYRRNAETTRISDDFQNLLSSIHIPILMLEDDLRIRRFTPTAAALFNLIPSDVGRPLSDINHRLAITDLEARITTVISTLEQSSQEVQDQEGCWYDLRIRPYRTLDNRIDGAVVVLVDIDSLKRIAEQLRQARDYADTIVQTLREALVVLDHDLRVVTANRQFYQTFQVGPADTEGRLIFDLGNGQWDIPQLRSLLHDLLPKNLQVEDFQVTHTFETIGPQMMRLNARKMTQVNGNDLVLLAIETTLN, encoded by the coding sequence ATGGCTTCCCAATCCTCGGCCCCAAGTGATGATGGGCAACCGCCCTCGGCCCAGGAAGATGTTTTGTTTCCGGTGGTGGCCATTGGCGCTTCGGCGGGGGGGCTGGAGGCGTTTACCCAACTGCTGAGCCATCTCCCGGCCACGACGGGGATGGCCTTTGTGTTGGTGCAGCATTTAGATCCCAGCCAGCCCAGCCTGCTGACCGAGCTGATGGGGCACACCACCGAAATGCCCGTTTTGGAGGCGGCAGATGGGTTGTCCATTGCCCCCAATCAGGTTTATGTCATTCCTCCCAACACGGAGATGACCATCGTGGCGGGCCAATTGCGGCTGAAGCCCCGCCCCCGCAACGGTAGCCGGATTATTGACAGTTTTTTTAGCGCCTTGGCCCAGGAGCGGGGCAATCGGGCCATTGGAGTGGTGCTGTCGGGGGCGAATGCCGATGGCACCCTAGGTCTGGAGGCGATTAAGGCAGCGGGGGGGATTACCTTGTCCCAGTCGGAGGCCTCGGCCAAATTTAGCCAGATGCCCCACATGGCCATTGCCACCGGGCAGGTGGATTTTATCCAAACCCCGGAGGATCTGGCTCAAACCCTGGTCAGCCTCAGCGGCCATTCCTACGTCACCAGCCCCGACCCCCTAGAGCCAGCGGTGCCCCACCCTGGGGAGGCGGAGGACGAGGCCACCCTCGGAGGAATTTTGGCCCTCCTGAAGCGGGCCACCAAAATCGACTTTGCCCAATACAAGCCCACCACCGTAAAACGGCGAATCCTGCGGCGCATGGCCCTGCACCATCTGGAAAGTCTGGATCGCTACGGTCAATACCTCCAGGCCAACCCGGAGGAGGTGCAGGCCCTCCACCAGGAGATTTTGATCGGCGTTACCAGCTTTTTTCGCGATTCGGAGGTGTTTACGGCCCTAGAGCAGATCGTGTTTCCGACCCTCCTGCGCGACCGCAACCCCGATCATCCCCTGCGAATTTGGGTGGCGGGTTGCTCCACCGGGGAAGAAGCCTACTCCATCGCCATTGGCCTACTGGAGTACCTCGGCCACCACAACGCGAGCCTGCCGATTCAGATTTTTGCCACCGATGTTAGCGATCTGGCCATTGAGACGGCTCGCTTGGGCTGGTATGCCCCCAGCCAGGTGGGCGATGTATCGCCGGAGCGGTTGCAGCGATTTTTTACCCCCGCCGATGGGGGCTACCAAATCAACAAAGTGGTGCGGGAACTGTGCATTTTTGCCTGCCAAAATTTAATCACCGATCCGCCCTTTTCGCGGCTGGATCTGATTAGCTGCCGCAATGTGTTGATCTACTTTGGGGTCGCCTTGCAACGTAAGGTGCTGCCCATGTTTCACTATGGCCTGAGGCCCGACGGCTTTCTGCTGCTGGGGTCTTCAGAAACGGTGGGGGATCTCAGCCACCTGTTTGCCCTCGTAGACAGCCACTACAAAATCTACGCTAAGCAATCGTCGTCCCTGCCGCTGAGCCTGGACTTTTCCCCCACCGCCTACCCCCCACCCCTGCCGCGCCCCGACCTGACCCAAGAACGCCCCCCGTCCATCGATATCTATACCCAGGCCGACCAGACGGTGCTCAGCCGCTATGGCCCCACCGGAGTGCTGGTCAATGAGGCGTTGGAAATTCTCCAGTTCCGAGGTCAGACCGGAGCCTATCTAGAACCCGCCCCCGGTCGGGCCAGCCTCAATGTGCTCACCATGGCCAAGGAAGGGCTGCGCCTGGATCTCCGCACGGCCCTCTACCAAGCCCAGCAAACGGGCCAAGCGGTGCAGCGCCAATCCCTCTTGTTGAAGGCCGGAGAACGCCCCCGTCCGGTGCAGATCGAGATTGTGCCCCTGAGGCCCCAGACCACAGCTCCCCTCTATTATTTAGTGTTTTTCACCGAGACCCTAGAAAGCCTAGCCACGGCAGGGGCCACCCTTGAAGCCGACCCTGTGGCCCAGGTCGAAATGAATCAGTACCTCCAGGAAAACCAGGCTCTCCGCCAGGATCTCGACACCACCCGTTCCCACCTGCAATCGATTATCCAAGAGCAAGAGGCCACCAACCAAGACCTACGAGCCGCCAACGAGGAAATCCTCTCCAGCAACGAAGAACTGCAAAGCACCAACGAGGAACTACAAACCGCCAAGGAAGAGATCCAGGCCACCAACGAAGAACTCAGCACCATCAACGACGAACTGTACCGCCGCAATGCCGAAACCACCCGCATCAGCGATGACTTTCAAAACCTACTCAGCAGCATCCATATCCCCATTTTGATGCTAGAGGACGACCTACGAATTCGGCGGTTTACCCCCACTGCCGCCGCCCTATTTAACCTCATCCCCAGCGATGTAGGCCGTCCCCTCAGCGACATTAACCATCGCCTCGCCATCACCGACCTAGAGGCCCGAATTACGACCGTAATCAGCACCCTAGAGCAAAGTAGCCAGGAGGTACAGGATCAGGAGGGCTGCTGGTACGACCTCCGCATTCGTCCCTACCGCACCCTAGATAACCGCATCGATGGGGCGGTGGTGGTGCTGGTGGATATCGACAGCCTCAAACGCATTGCCGAACAACTGCGCCAAGCCCGCGACTATGCCGACACCATTGTGCAAACCCTGCGCGAAGCCCTGGTGGTGCTAGACCACGACCTGCGGGTTGTCACCGCCAACCGACAGTTTTATCAGACCTTTCAGGTTGGCCCTG
- a CDS encoding type II toxin-antitoxin system RelE/ParE family toxin — protein MIIGFKSDETKRIFEGFQSRQYLPEIQKIALRKLLLIHAAISVNDLRIPPGNRLEKLAGDRQGQYSIRINNQWRICFAWTDGNHADQVEIVDYH, from the coding sequence GTGATTATAGGGTTTAAATCCGACGAAACCAAACGCATCTTTGAAGGCTTTCAGTCACGCCAATATCTACCTGAGATCCAAAAGATTGCCTTACGCAAGTTGCTTCTCATTCATGCGGCAATATCCGTTAATGATTTACGGATACCACCCGGAAACCGATTAGAGAAACTAGCGGGAGATCGTCAAGGACAGTATAGTATTCGGATTAATAATCAGTGGCGCATTTGTTTTGCTTGGACAGATGGAAACCATGCAGATCAGGTCGAAATTGTAGACTATCACTAA
- a CDS encoding HigA family addiction module antitoxin, whose translation MNSERLPNIHPGEILRLEFLDPLSITPYRLSKDIGVSQTRISEILSEKRSITADTALRLSKYFGNSAQFWMNLQAQYDLRQAQEENRDIYEHIPVAQLAHLT comes from the coding sequence ATGAATAGCGAACGATTACCCAATATTCATCCTGGCGAAATTCTACGGCTAGAATTTCTAGATCCACTGAGTATTACACCCTACCGACTCAGCAAAGATATCGGTGTTTCCCAAACTCGAATCAGCGAAATCCTGTCTGAAAAACGCAGCATCACCGCTGATACAGCCCTGCGTCTATCTAAATATTTTGGGAATAGCGCTCAGTTCTGGATGAACCTACAGGCTCAGTATGACTTACGCCAAGCTCAGGAAGAAAACAGGGACATTTATGAGCATATTCCTGTCGCTCAACTCGCCCATTTAACCTAG
- a CDS encoding diguanylate cyclase, whose amino-acid sequence MVFFAVKDVLKPWMHRSNLRLKVPPISLRLLLTLPFVVQVTGVVGVVGYLSYRHGQQTIETMAYALMDQVGQRVTQELDHYLQEAHQFNQAQVAAVAAQAIDPQDLDQLHRYMILQHRQAGALTTVLFGSPQGDFRISHRVRPEDYGVNTRLQPGEIPIEAAISEAANPSTNRLYGVDGAGQIGRYLETIEKMDVRDRPWYRQAVATGAPGWIGPYQFGSTNLLTLNAHVPLYDEGDALLGVFAVNITLNQLGDFLADLAVGKTGEVVILERNGLVVATSTGDGPYAITSTPNADGRTPPGELGFERLEPTDLASPTIQRAYAHLTQQGIDLASLQSPQAIHASGPGPHDFITVVPYRNAHGLDWLVMTVIPEADFTAEMQQNVINTGVLCLLALAGAIASGLVIAKRVTKHITRLTQASAALAAGDLTQQVPATSPIIETKALALAFNQMADQLRQLFQSQVDVEATRQSEAQFQRLAAAVPGMIYTYTLHTNGLTRFDYVSSASQRILELTPEHIVADAETVLAQIHPEDRPSHAAAVAHSAATLEPFSFAFRNITPSGQLKWLEASSQPIRRSDGSVTWYGLLLDVSDRKQFEADLQINAQKLADSEARFQKMAATLPGLLYSSIVKPDGSTQFIYGSAAASELLEIEVEAALADASVIFNLYHPDDRPGFVAARKHSVATQQPFRHEWRVITPSGKTKWLQVNARHEQLPNDDMLWFGVVLDISDRKGAELELQRQKDLRETIYNESTDALFLVDPKTLLITDCNQRTVELFEVENKTVLIGIEGQTLQRQPFTEAEMIEIIDQMERHGFWSQELEYVTAKGHSFWGNLAAKVVQIGDQSIHLVRVTDISDRKAMETALRQSEARYLSILDEQTELITRFQADGTLVFVNDAFCRYYGLSKPEVIGQPYQPRVYAADQALIDQVLAQLSPENPIGTVEHRAMVKGDVRWMQWINQGIYDDQGTLLEFQSVGRDIHDLKQAELALRDSEARFWRLSNASPANLYILVMHPDGTFQFEHMSQAVEAIHGLRVADILADASVLLNGIHPEDRAGYDAAVQRSINTLTSFEHEWRIITPSGVVKWLQGRSQPQRRENGDIVWYGVVIDISDRKAAEAALQQANQQLEARLTDLRQRNEDMVLLSTMSDFLQVCLTLDEAYVALADLLQPLFPDCTGGIFTTPAPGRLLEAKATWGHPLRSESEFRRTDCWALRRGRGYWVPAGQTQRHCQHVIAEAGVVTLCIPMMAQGEISGLLYLSAATPAALPVAKRQLAHTVAEQIALAIANLHLRETLREQSIRDPLTGLYNRRYLEEALQHEMASAQRHQTTIGVIMVDADHFKSFNDTYGHDFWDQVLQAIAQVLTGSTRPSDLACRYGGEEFTLILPQTSLADTATRAEALRQQIGQLALTHRGQPVPTITASLGVACFPQHGQTGADLLQKADQALYQAKAAGRNRVLCAPLDGE is encoded by the coding sequence ATGGTGTTTTTTGCTGTGAAGGATGTGTTGAAGCCATGGATGCATCGGTCTAACCTGCGTCTGAAGGTGCCGCCCATTTCCCTGCGGTTGCTGCTGACGCTGCCCTTTGTGGTGCAGGTAACTGGGGTGGTAGGGGTGGTGGGGTATCTGTCCTACCGCCATGGGCAACAGACCATAGAAACGATGGCCTACGCCCTGATGGATCAGGTGGGGCAGCGAGTGACCCAAGAGCTAGATCACTACCTTCAGGAAGCCCACCAGTTCAACCAGGCCCAGGTGGCGGCGGTGGCGGCCCAGGCCATCGATCCCCAGGATCTCGATCAACTGCACCGCTATATGATTTTGCAGCATCGTCAGGCGGGGGCCCTAACGACCGTGCTGTTTGGTAGCCCCCAGGGGGATTTTCGCATCAGTCACCGGGTGCGGCCTGAGGACTATGGGGTCAACACTCGGCTGCAACCGGGGGAAATCCCCATTGAGGCGGCGATCTCGGAGGCTGCTAACCCATCCACGAATCGTCTCTACGGGGTGGATGGGGCGGGGCAAATTGGGCGCTACCTAGAAACGATTGAGAAGATGGATGTGCGCGACCGCCCCTGGTATCGTCAGGCGGTGGCCACCGGAGCACCGGGCTGGATTGGCCCCTACCAGTTTGGGAGTACTAACCTGCTCACCCTCAATGCCCATGTCCCCCTGTATGACGAGGGGGATGCCTTGCTGGGGGTGTTTGCGGTCAACATTACCCTGAACCAATTGGGGGATTTCCTAGCGGATTTAGCGGTCGGGAAAACGGGGGAGGTCGTAATTTTGGAGCGCAATGGCCTGGTGGTGGCCACCTCCACCGGAGACGGCCCCTACGCCATCACCAGCACCCCCAACGCCGACGGCAGAACGCCCCCCGGAGAACTGGGCTTTGAGCGGCTGGAACCCACGGATTTGGCCAGCCCCACGATCCAGCGGGCCTACGCACACCTGACCCAGCAGGGGATAGATTTGGCCAGTCTCCAATCCCCCCAGGCCATCCATGCCTCCGGGCCAGGGCCGCACGATTTCATCACGGTGGTGCCCTACCGCAATGCCCACGGCCTCGATTGGCTGGTGATGACGGTGATCCCTGAGGCTGACTTCACCGCCGAAATGCAGCAGAACGTAATCAATACCGGGGTGCTCTGCCTGCTGGCCTTGGCGGGGGCGATTGCCTCTGGCCTAGTGATTGCCAAGCGCGTGACCAAGCACATTACCCGGCTGACCCAGGCCAGTGCGGCCCTAGCGGCGGGCGATCTGACCCAGCAGGTGCCCGCCACCAGCCCCATTATTGAAACTAAAGCCCTGGCCCTGGCCTTTAACCAAATGGCCGACCAACTGCGGCAGTTGTTTCAAAGCCAGGTGGATGTGGAGGCCACCCGCCAGAGCGAGGCCCAATTTCAACGGTTGGCGGCGGCGGTACCGGGCATGATCTACACCTACACCCTGCACACCAATGGCCTCACCCGGTTTGACTATGTCAGTTCGGCCAGTCAACGTATTCTGGAGCTAACGCCGGAGCACATTGTGGCCGATGCCGAAACGGTGCTCGCCCAAATCCACCCGGAAGATCGCCCTAGCCACGCTGCCGCCGTGGCCCACAGCGCGGCTACCCTGGAGCCCTTTTCCTTCGCCTTTCGCAACATCACGCCCTCGGGCCAGTTGAAATGGTTAGAGGCCAGTTCGCAACCGATCCGACGCAGCGACGGCAGCGTGACCTGGTATGGCCTGCTGCTGGATGTCAGTGATCGGAAGCAGTTTGAGGCCGATCTTCAGATCAATGCTCAAAAGCTGGCCGACAGCGAGGCGCGGTTCCAAAAAATGGCAGCTACCCTGCCGGGGCTCCTGTATAGCTCCATTGTGAAACCGGATGGATCCACACAGTTTATCTACGGCAGCGCCGCCGCCTCAGAACTGTTAGAAATTGAGGTCGAAGCGGCTCTCGCCGATGCCAGCGTGATCTTCAACCTGTACCATCCCGATGATCGGCCTGGATTTGTGGCCGCCCGCAAACACAGTGTGGCCACCCAGCAGCCCTTCCGCCACGAATGGCGCGTGATTACGCCCTCAGGCAAAACCAAGTGGCTCCAGGTCAACGCCCGCCACGAACAGTTGCCCAACGACGATATGCTCTGGTTTGGGGTGGTGTTGGATATTAGTGATCGCAAAGGGGCAGAGCTAGAGCTACAGCGGCAAAAAGATCTGCGCGAAACGATCTACAACGAATCCACCGATGCGCTCTTTTTGGTCGATCCCAAGACGCTGCTCATTACCGACTGCAACCAGCGAACGGTGGAACTGTTTGAGGTGGAAAACAAGACAGTGCTGATTGGCATTGAAGGACAGACCCTGCAACGCCAACCCTTTACCGAAGCCGAAATGATCGAGATTATCGATCAGATGGAACGGCACGGATTTTGGAGCCAGGAGCTTGAATACGTGACCGCCAAGGGCCATTCGTTCTGGGGCAACTTGGCTGCAAAAGTCGTGCAGATCGGCGATCAGAGCATTCATTTAGTGCGCGTCACCGACATTAGTGATCGCAAGGCCATGGAAACTGCACTGCGCCAATCGGAGGCCCGTTATTTATCCATTTTGGATGAGCAAACAGAGCTGATTACCCGCTTTCAAGCCGATGGCACCCTGGTCTTTGTGAATGATGCCTTTTGCCGCTACTACGGCCTGTCTAAACCGGAGGTGATTGGACAGCCCTATCAACCCAGAGTCTACGCCGCCGATCAAGCCCTGATCGACCAAGTCCTAGCCCAGTTATCGCCGGAAAACCCCATTGGCACGGTGGAACATCGCGCCATGGTCAAAGGCGATGTGCGGTGGATGCAGTGGATCAATCAGGGCATTTATGACGACCAGGGCACCCTGCTAGAGTTCCAGTCGGTAGGCCGCGATATCCATGATCTCAAACAGGCCGAACTAGCCCTACGAGACAGTGAAGCGCGGTTTTGGAGACTGTCGAATGCGTCGCCAGCCAACCTCTACATTTTGGTCATGCACCCCGATGGCACCTTCCAGTTTGAGCACATGAGCCAAGCCGTCGAGGCGATTCATGGGCTTCGGGTGGCCGATATTCTCGCCGATGCCTCTGTGTTGTTAAACGGCATCCATCCTGAGGATCGAGCGGGGTATGACGCGGCGGTGCAGCGCAGCATCAACACCCTAACCAGCTTTGAGCACGAGTGGCGCATCATCACCCCCAGCGGTGTGGTCAAATGGCTCCAGGGTCGATCTCAACCCCAGCGCCGGGAGAATGGCGACATCGTTTGGTATGGCGTTGTGATTGACATCAGCGACCGTAAAGCCGCCGAAGCCGCCTTGCAGCAAGCCAACCAGCAGCTAGAGGCCCGCCTAACCGACCTGCGCCAGCGCAACGAAGACATGGTGCTACTCAGCACTATGAGCGATTTCTTGCAGGTCTGTTTAACCCTAGACGAAGCCTACGTGGCCCTCGCCGACCTGCTGCAACCGCTGTTTCCCGACTGTACGGGGGGCATTTTTACCACCCCCGCCCCCGGTCGCCTGCTGGAAGCCAAAGCCACCTGGGGGCACCCCCTCCGCTCAGAGTCCGAGTTTCGTCGCACAGATTGCTGGGCCTTGCGGCGAGGGCGAGGATATTGGGTACCCGCCGGACAGACCCAGCGGCACTGCCAGCACGTGATTGCAGAGGCAGGGGTGGTCACACTCTGCATCCCCATGATGGCCCAGGGCGAAATTTCTGGGCTGCTGTACCTCAGTGCCGCCACCCCAGCGGCCTTGCCCGTGGCCAAACGGCAACTGGCCCACACCGTAGCTGAACAGATCGCCCTAGCCATCGCCAACCTCCACCTGCGCGAAACCCTGCGGGAGCAAAGCATTCGCGATCCGCTGACAGGGCTGTATAACCGCCGCTACCTGGAAGAAGCCCTCCAGCATGAAATGGCCAGCGCCCAGCGCCACCAGACCACCATTGGCGTGATCATGGTCGATGCCGATCACTTCAAATCGTTTAACGACACTTACGGCCACGACTTTTGGGATCAGGTGCTCCAGGCCATTGCCCAAGTGCTGACCGGGAGCACCCGCCCGTCCGACCTTGCCTGTCGCTACGGCGGCGAAGAATTTACCCTGATTTTGCCCCAAACGTCCCTGGCCGACACCGCCACTCGGGCCGAAGCCCTACGTCAACAGATCGGCCAACTGGCCCTCACCCACAGGGGACAGCCCGTGCCCACCATTACCGCCTCCTTGGGGGTGGCCTGCTTCCCGCAGCATGGTCAGACGGGGGCGGATCTCTTGCAGAAAGCCGACCAAGCCCTTTACCAAGCCAAGGCTGCTGGCCGTAACCGAGTCCTCTGTGCACCGCTAGATGGGGAGTAG
- a CDS encoding transposase, protein MLSLLRQYSHRRDLRHLKALAWMVTALVCSGQLSLPGWEAYGPSRARQAQSTERRWQRFLGNRRVRVKSLYVPLVLAAIHRWKGRRLYLALDTTVLWNRYGMIHLSVTCCGRAVPLLWRVLEHPSATVSAQRYLPMLRLAHRLLQAYPDVMVLADRGFANHDLLAWLSQSRWHYGLCLPSDVVVHGPHRHPLEVGYLLPPKGEARCYEGIGLWTDGRWLKGVVNKGRPLLQPIALFTVDPEPCFASKPAEAQSYDRIWFSRIQAVRCQLPPWEAA, encoded by the coding sequence GTGCTGTCTTTGCTGCGTCAATACAGCCATCGTCGGGATTTACGGCACCTCAAAGCGCTGGCGTGGATGGTGACGGCGCTGGTGTGCAGCGGTCAGTTGAGTTTGCCAGGGTGGGAAGCCTATGGGCCGAGTCGCGCTCGCCAAGCGCAAAGCACCGAACGCCGATGGCAACGCTTCCTGGGCAACCGCCGCGTGCGGGTGAAAAGCCTGTACGTGCCCCTGGTCTTGGCCGCTATCCATCGGTGGAAAGGACGCCGACTCTACCTGGCCCTGGATACGACGGTGCTGTGGAATCGGTATGGCATGATTCACCTGTCAGTGACCTGTTGCGGACGAGCGGTGCCTCTACTGTGGCGGGTTTTGGAGCATCCCAGTGCCACCGTGAGTGCCCAACGGTATTTGCCGATGCTGCGATTGGCCCATCGGCTATTGCAGGCCTATCCCGATGTGATGGTGTTAGCCGACCGAGGGTTTGCCAACCATGACCTGCTGGCGTGGTTAAGCCAAAGTCGCTGGCACTATGGTTTATGCTTGCCCAGTGATGTGGTGGTGCATGGCCCCCACCGTCATCCTCTTGAGGTGGGCTATCTGTTGCCCCCCAAGGGTGAAGCTCGATGCTATGAGGGTATTGGTCTCTGGACGGATGGTCGCTGGCTCAAGGGGGTGGTCAACAAAGGGCGTCCACTACTCCAACCCATCGCCCTCTTCACCGTTGACCCTGAACCCTGTTTTGCCTCTAAACCAGCGGAAGCCCAATCTTATGACCGCATCTGGTTCTCTAGAATCCAGGCCGTGCGGTGTCAGCTACCGCCTTGGGAGGCCGCCTAA
- a CDS encoding phytoene desaturase family protein: protein MKINDLPDYLIVGSGLSALVFGALVAKAGKSVQILEAHEHPGGFGHTFTMAKQYHFNAQLHYVWDCGEGHTVNRVLKTLELDQAVTFERYDPNGFDHMRTPDYALDIPSDSGELAQRLSALFPDHRKPIQKFIQEVRTVSAGLKYLSPPLRPGLIFSHLPAALTALRYYRSTLQDVFDHFALPQAAQTLLALQWPDFLLPPDQLSFYAWVILFTGYQDGAFYPTQHFEHVIKSLVATIKQHGSEVLTNTEVTEFLVDGKTVKGVKAVDRNTHETHTFLGETIICNIDPKKAAQMIGLNRFSRQVQKRLDYDYSPSNFMAYCVVKDLDLREYGFGPWNVFHSEDIDLNRAFVRMYEQHDYSQPSFAITTPTLLTPAKRDCPEDCQVMEFLTVANYDYFNQLRLQDRKAYNQKKEEIFNTILDIVEQRYIPNIRQHIVFKVTGSPTTNERFCWCPQGNSYGSSLTPKNMGLGRLNHHTSLQQFYFCNASSGYPGFAPTFWTGAMLYQRLSGQPLVTATIPQETSVQPAEVGV from the coding sequence ATGAAAATAAATGATCTTCCAGATTATTTGATTGTGGGTAGCGGTCTCTCGGCGCTGGTATTCGGTGCCCTCGTAGCCAAGGCTGGAAAGTCGGTACAAATCCTTGAAGCCCACGAGCATCCAGGAGGCTTTGGCCATACCTTTACGATGGCAAAGCAGTATCATTTCAATGCCCAGTTGCACTACGTCTGGGACTGTGGTGAAGGCCACACTGTCAACCGAGTTCTAAAAACCCTAGAACTAGACCAAGCCGTCACCTTTGAACGCTACGATCCCAATGGCTTTGACCACATGCGTACGCCCGACTACGCCCTCGATATTCCCTCCGATTCAGGGGAATTAGCGCAACGGTTATCGGCCCTTTTCCCAGACCATCGCAAACCAATCCAGAAATTTATACAAGAAGTACGAACCGTCAGCGCAGGCTTAAAATATCTGTCGCCACCGCTGCGCCCTGGGCTGATTTTCAGTCACCTCCCAGCGGCCTTAACGGCCCTTCGATACTATCGCAGCACCCTTCAGGATGTCTTTGATCACTTTGCTTTGCCCCAAGCAGCCCAAACTTTGTTGGCGCTTCAGTGGCCAGATTTTCTGCTGCCGCCCGACCAACTCTCGTTCTATGCCTGGGTCATTTTATTTACGGGCTACCAGGACGGAGCCTTTTACCCCACCCAGCATTTTGAGCATGTCATCAAGTCTTTAGTTGCCACCATTAAGCAGCATGGCAGTGAGGTACTGACCAATACGGAAGTGACTGAGTTTTTAGTTGATGGCAAGACAGTCAAAGGGGTTAAGGCGGTGGATCGCAATACCCACGAAACCCATACTTTTTTAGGCGAAACCATCATCTGCAATATTGACCCTAAAAAAGCGGCCCAGATGATCGGCCTAAACCGTTTCTCTCGCCAGGTTCAGAAACGGTTGGATTACGACTATTCACCCTCTAACTTTATGGCCTACTGTGTCGTTAAAGATTTAGACTTACGCGAGTATGGCTTTGGCCCCTGGAATGTATTTCATAGTGAAGACATCGACCTCAATCGGGCCTTTGTTCGTATGTATGAACAGCACGATTATTCTCAGCCTAGCTTTGCGATTACCACGCCTACCTTATTAACCCCAGCAAAACGGGATTGCCCGGAAGATTGTCAGGTTATGGAATTTCTGACGGTGGCTAATTACGACTACTTTAACCAGCTACGTCTTCAGGATCGCAAAGCCTACAATCAGAAGAAAGAGGAGATATTCAACACCATCCTTGATATTGTGGAGCAGCGGTATATCCCGAATATTCGACAGCATATTGTGTTCAAGGTCACGGGGAGTCCTACTACGAATGAACGCTTCTGCTGGTGCCCCCAGGGCAATTCCTATGGCTCTAGTCTGACCCCGAAGAATATGGGATTAGGTCGGCTCAATCATCACACCTCCCTTCAGCAGTTTTACTTCTGCAATGCTTCTTCAGGTTATCCAGGGTTTGCGCCCACCTTCTGGACAGGGGCCATGCTTTACCAACGGTTGTCGGGCCAACCCCTGGTTACAGCGACCATCCCTCAAGAAACCTCGGTACAGCCAGCGGAGGTGGGGGTATGA